The DNA sequence ATCGCCATAGTTGTTTCCACCGAACCAATTGGAATCCCATCCTTTGATGATTCCTAAACGATTAGCGATTGGATTAACTTTTTGTCCCATGTATTATTATTTATTCTGTTACTTTTTCTTCGATTAAACTACCAAGACTAACGGTCACATGATTTGATCTTTTCTTGATCCTGTGTGCACGTCCCTGCGGAGCAGGCATTAATCTTTTCAATATTCTTCCTGAATCAACAGAAATAGTTTTCACTACCAAATTACTTTCTTCCAATCTGCTTCCTTCGTTTTTAGCTTGCCAGTTAGCGATAGCTGACATAACTAATTTTTCAAGTCGGCGTGAAGATTCTTTTGAGGAAAACTTTAGTACATCAAGAGCTCTGTTCACTTCCATTCCGCGAACCATATCGGCAACAAGCCTCATTTTGCGCGGTGAAGTAGGACAATTCTTCAAAACAGCGAAATACTGCTGTTTCTTAGCTTCCTTTAGTTCGTTTGCACTATTTCTTTTTCTAGCACCCATCGTGAATTCTTTTAATAATTAAGCTTAGGCCTTATTTTTTACCTTTTGAATGGCCCCTGAATGTTCTTGTAGGTGCAAATTCGCCGAATTTATGACCAACCATGTTTTCAGTCACATAAACAGGAATGAATTTATTTCCGTTATGAACTGCGATGGTTTGCCCTACAAAGTCAGGAGAAATTACAGATGCTCTGGCCCATGTTTTGATTACCGCCTTTTTGTTCGTTTCATTCATAGCCAGAACTCTGCGTTCGAGCTTGAAATCGATAAAAGGACCTTTCTTTAATGAACGACTCATATTCTTCTCCTTTTAATTATTTCTTGCGTTTTTCTACAATATACCTGTTAGAAGCTTTCTTCTTAGCACGGGTTTTGAAGCCTTTAGCTAATAAGCCCTTACGTGAACGTGGATGTCCACCAGAAGAGCGACCTTCTCCACCACCCATTGGGTGATCTACCGGGTTCATCGCTACACCTCTAACGCGAGGTCTTCTACCTAACCATCTTGAGCGGCCAGCTTTTCCTGAACGTTCGAGGTTGTGGTCGGAGTTTCCAACAATTCCTACTGTAGCACGACAAGTTACGAGAACCATTCTTGCTTCGCCCGAAGGCAATTTCACGATAGCGTACTTTCCTTCTCTCGAAGTTAACTGAGCATACGTACCGGCACTACGCGCCATCACACCACCCTGACTTGGATGAAGTTCAATGTTGTGAACCAAAGTTCCAAGAGGAATTTCAGCTAGTGGCAATGTATTGCCTACTTCTGGTGCGATCCCACTGCCAGTTTCAACTTTCTGCCCAACAACTAAACCGTTGGGAGCAAGCATGTACCGTTTCTCTCCATCAGGATATACCAGAAGAGCGATACGGGCTGTGCGGTTTGGATCATACTGAATAGACTCAACAACAGCAGCAATACCATCTTTATCTCTTTTAAAATCGATAAAACGGTATTTGCGTTTGTGGCCACCACCTATATTCCTCATTGTCATGCGACCGCCGGCATTTCTACCGCCGGAACTCGTCATTGGCTTCAACAATGATTTTTCAGGTGTTGATGCAGTAATGGACTCAAAGGTTCCGGCAATCTTATGCCTTTGACCTGGAGTAACTGGATTTAATTTTCTTACTGCCATTTTTTTAATTAAATATTACTATAAAAATCAATAGATTCTCCTTTTGCTATTGTAACAATAGCTTTTTTGCTCATTCCGGTACTGCCTGAAATGACACCGGCCTTGGTAAAACGAGACTTTCTTTTACCTCCATGAATCAAAGTATTTACAGAAGTCACTGAAACATTGTATAAACCTTCAATGGCTTTTTTGATCTGTAATTTATTTGCGTTCCGATTTACAATAAAACCGTAGCGGTTAAGACTTTCGGCCTGACCTGTAATCTTTTCGGTAACGATCGGTTTAATTAAAATTTCCATTTTCAGCCTTTTAAATCTTAAAC is a window from the Aquipluma nitroreducens genome containing:
- the rplV gene encoding 50S ribosomal protein L22, with amino-acid sequence MGARKRNSANELKEAKKQQYFAVLKNCPTSPRKMRLVADMVRGMEVNRALDVLKFSSKESSRRLEKLVMSAIANWQAKNEGSRLEESNLVVKTISVDSGRILKRLMPAPQGRAHRIKKRSNHVTVSLGSLIEEKVTE
- the rpsS gene encoding 30S ribosomal protein S19, whose translation is MSRSLKKGPFIDFKLERRVLAMNETNKKAVIKTWARASVISPDFVGQTIAVHNGNKFIPVYVTENMVGHKFGEFAPTRTFRGHSKGKK
- the rplB gene encoding 50S ribosomal protein L2, which gives rise to MAVRKLNPVTPGQRHKIAGTFESITASTPEKSLLKPMTSSGGRNAGGRMTMRNIGGGHKRKYRFIDFKRDKDGIAAVVESIQYDPNRTARIALLVYPDGEKRYMLAPNGLVVGQKVETGSGIAPEVGNTLPLAEIPLGTLVHNIELHPSQGGVMARSAGTYAQLTSREGKYAIVKLPSGEARMVLVTCRATVGIVGNSDHNLERSGKAGRSRWLGRRPRVRGVAMNPVDHPMGGGEGRSSGGHPRSRKGLLAKGFKTRAKKKASNRYIVEKRKK
- the rplW gene encoding 50S ribosomal protein L23 produces the protein MEILIKPIVTEKITGQAESLNRYGFIVNRNANKLQIKKAIEGLYNVSVTSVNTLIHGGKRKSRFTKAGVISGSTGMSKKAIVTIAKGESIDFYSNI